From the Chroicocephalus ridibundus unplaced genomic scaffold, bChrRid1.1 SCAFFOLD_684, whole genome shotgun sequence genome, one window contains:
- the MAG gene encoding myelin-associated glycoprotein yields MRPVAATLPTALLLLLPLPPGTSAGPWAAWMPPEVAGLSGSCVAVPCRFGYPEELRPAAVHGLWYFGSPYPKNYPPVVARSRAGAVHESFTGRAKLLGDPGVRDCSLLLGPLSPELAGKYYFRGDLGGYNQYSFSEHTVLEVLEEPVLEIPPELVAGEEVELRCRVPDNCPQLRPRVGWEGIEDLPDVSERELREDAAGAATILASLRFRPRREDGGRRLGCKVAFANSSLAFEATVALDVQYEPRVLEVSGPGEAVEGTPVELGCEAEGRPLPLLSWFRGETVLREEPVSTGLKLVWPRVEPEHAGTYSCVAENRHGRHNRSLQLHVAYAPRSPVLNGSLWVVAGDPVTVTCGASSHPAPIVTVARGRRVVAAAVYEPQVTMALAAARPEDAGEYLCRAENQHGESSLAFNLTVE; encoded by the exons aTGAGACCGGTGGCCGCCACCCTCCCCAccgccctgctgctgctgctgccgctccccccag ggacgtCGGCCGGCCCTTGGGCCGCCTGGATGCCCCCGGAGGTGGCCGGGCTCTCGGGGTCCTGCGTGGCCGTCCCGTGTCGTTTCGGCTACCCGGAGGAGTTGCGACCGGCCGCCGTCCACGGCTTGTGGTATTTCGGGAGCCCTTACCCCAAAAATTACCCCCCCGTGGTGGCCCGTTCCCGGGCGGGGGCCGTCCACGAGAGTTTCACCGGCCGGGCCAAGCTGCTGGGGGACCCGGGGGTCCGCGactgctccctcctgctgggcCCCCTCAGCCCGGAATTGGCCGGCAAATATTATTTCCGGGGCGATTTGGGGGGTTACAACCAGTACAGCTTCTCCGAACACACCGTCCTGGAGGTCctgg aggAGCCAGTACTGGAAATCCCCCCCGAACTGGTGGCGGGCGAAGAGGTGGAACTCCGCTGCCGGGTCCCCGATAACTGTCCCCAGCTCCGTCCCCGAGTGGGTTGGGAAGGGATCGAGGACCTTCCGGATGTTTCCGAACGGGAATTACGGGAGGACGCGGCCGGCGCCGCCACCATCTTGGCCTCTTTACGCTTCCGCCCCCGGCGAGAAGATGGCGGCCGGCGGCTGGGCTGCAAGGTGGCCTTCGCCAACAGCAGCCTGGCCTTCGAGGCCACCGTCGCCCTCGACGTTCAGT aCGAGCCGCGGGTGCTGGAGGTGTCGGGTCCCGGCGAGGCGGTGGAGGGGACCCCGGTGGAATTGGGGTGCGAAGCCGAAGGGCGTCCCCTGCCCTTGCTCTCCTGGTTCCGGGGGGAGACGGTGTTACGGGAAGAACCGGTTTCCACCGGTCTCAAACTGGTTTGGCCCCGGGTGGAACCGGAGCACGCCGGGACCTACAGCTGCGTGGCCGAGAACCGGCACGGCCGCCACAACCGCAGCCTCCAGCTCCACGTGGCCT ACGCCCCACGTTCCCCCGTCCTCAACGGCTCCCTCTGGGTGGTGGCGGGCGACCCGGTGACGGTGACCTGCGGGGCCTCCAGCCACCCGGCCCCCATCGTGACGGTGGCCCGGGGACGCCGGGTGGTGGCCGCTGCCGTCTACGAGCCCCAGGTGACCATGGCCCTGGCGGCCGCCAGGCCCGAGGACGCCGGGGAGTATCTGTGCCGGGCCGAGAACCAGCACGGGGAGAGCAGCCTGGCCTTCAACCTCACCGTCGAGT